The Dehalogenimonas lykanthroporepellens BL-DC-9 genome includes a window with the following:
- a CDS encoding ribosomal protein L1 (KEGG: det:DET0992 50S ribosomal protein L1~TIGRFAM: ribosomal protein L1~PFAM: ribosomal protein L1), producing the protein MADRGKRFEAVEKLVESGKEYTPAEAVALARQAATCKFDETVEMHLKMGLDPRNSAQVVRGVALMPHGLGKEVRVLVFAQGDAEKTARDAGADIVGGDELVEKISGGWLEFDVAIATPEMMGKVGKLGKVLGRKGLMPNPKAGTVVPASDLAATINEARMGRVEFKLDRTGIIHVILGKASFEEEKLLGNMSSLVEAVVKAKPAAAKGQYIRSAFLTTTMGPGIKLDTRTVMSLASG; encoded by the coding sequence ATGGCAGACCGTGGCAAACGTTTTGAAGCAGTAGAAAAGCTGGTCGAATCCGGCAAGGAATATACCCCAGCCGAGGCGGTAGCCCTGGCCAGGCAGGCGGCGACCTGTAAATTCGACGAAACCGTCGAAATGCATCTCAAGATGGGGCTCGACCCGCGTAACTCCGCCCAGGTAGTCCGGGGCGTGGCACTCATGCCTCACGGTCTGGGCAAGGAAGTACGCGTTCTCGTCTTCGCCCAGGGTGACGCCGAAAAGACCGCCCGTGACGCCGGCGCCGATATCGTCGGCGGCGATGAACTTGTCGAAAAGATTTCCGGCGGTTGGCTGGAGTTCGACGTCGCCATCGCTACTCCGGAGATGATGGGCAAGGTCGGTAAGCTGGGTAAGGTGCTGGGCCGCAAGGGCCTGATGCCCAATCCCAAGGCCGGTACCGTGGTACCCGCCTCCGATCTGGCGGCCACCATCAACGAAGCCCGCATGGGCCGGGTGGAATTCAAGCTGGACCGCACCGGTATCATTCATGTCATTCTGGGCAAAGCCTCCTTCGAAGAGGAGAAACTGCTGGGCAACATGAGTTCACTGGTCGAAGCAGTCGTCAAGGCCAAACCGGCCGCCGCCAAGGGGCAGTATATCCGGAGCGCCTTCCTGACCACCACCATGGGCCCCGGTATCAAGCTGGATACCCGCACTGTCATGTCACTGGCCAGCGGCTAA
- a CDS encoding ribosomal protein L10 (PFAM: ribosomal protein L10~KEGG: det:DET0991 50S ribosomal protein L10) translates to MVNAKIRLKKQQTIDELQKIITESSVAIITNYRGVSTAELTTLRGKLRKAEVGYKVVKNTLVKSAASHAGKEDLTSLLDGPIALSWGYGSDVAAPAKLLLEHITKSKSVMTVEGGFLGNRVLTAEQVTTLSKLPPREVLVARVLGGIQAPLYGLVGTLNAPIQGLVTVLNGRVKQMQEAG, encoded by the coding sequence ATGGTAAACGCCAAAATAAGACTGAAGAAACAGCAGACAATCGATGAGCTTCAAAAGATCATCACCGAGTCCAGCGTGGCGATTATCACCAACTATCGCGGCGTCAGTACCGCTGAGCTGACTACTCTGCGGGGGAAACTGCGTAAGGCCGAGGTTGGTTACAAGGTGGTCAAGAACACGCTGGTCAAAAGCGCCGCCAGCCATGCCGGCAAGGAGGACCTGACCTCACTGCTGGACGGGCCTATCGCCCTGTCCTGGGGTTACGGCAGTGACGTGGCCGCGCCGGCCAAACTGCTTCTGGAGCATATTACCAAGTCCAAGTCGGTGATGACCGTCGAGGGCGGCTTCCTGGGTAACCGGGTGCTGACCGCCGAGCAGGTCACCACCCTGTCCAAACTGCCGCCCAGGGAAGTCCTGGTGGCCAGGGTGCTGGGTGGTATCCAGGCACCGCTCTACGGGCTGGTCGGCACTCTTAACGCCCCCATTCAGGGTCTGGTGACCGTACTCAACGGTCGGGTCAAGCAAATGCAGGAAGCCGGTTAA
- a CDS encoding ribosomal protein L7/L12 (KEGG: deg:DehalGT_0834 ribosomal protein L7/L12~TIGRFAM: ribosomal protein L7/L12~PFAM: Ribosomal protein L7/L12), with amino-acid sequence MAVNDIISQIKELNVMELSELVKALEEEFGVSAAVPMAAAAPAAGGGEAAAPAEEQTEFDVILKDVGANKINVIRVVRELTGLGLKESKDLVEAAPKAVKEGASKEESASIKEKLEAAGATVEVK; translated from the coding sequence ATGGCTGTTAACGACATTATTTCCCAGATCAAGGAACTCAACGTGATGGAACTCTCCGAGCTGGTCAAGGCTCTGGAAGAGGAATTCGGCGTCAGCGCCGCGGTGCCTATGGCCGCCGCCGCTCCGGCCGCTGGCGGTGGTGAAGCCGCGGCTCCGGCCGAGGAACAGACCGAGTTCGATGTCATTCTGAAGGACGTCGGCGCCAACAAGATCAACGTCATCCGGGTGGTTCGCGAACTCACCGGCCTGGGACTGAAAGAGTCCAAGGACCTGGTGGAAGCCGCTCCCAAAGCGGTCAAGGAAGGCGCCAGCAAGGAAGAATCCGCCAGCATCAAAGAGAAGCTGGAAGCCGCCGGCGCCACCGTCGAAGTCAAGTAG
- a CDS encoding UspA domain protein (PFAM: UspA domain protein~KEGG: ttr:Tter_2547 UspA domain protein) produces MFKKILLPLDGTDVAEAAITYGESLARQTGAELVLLHACTEEHNRYHTMHRLYLEKRAEIIAAGTSQGTSPAVTAVTLFGEPVTVVTDYVNQNGVDLIIMVRESRPEQRSTAVFDEVFKSVSCPSLLVSAQPPEPGRAPFTHIMVALDGTPGSEKSLAPAIALAQAAEAEITLFSMAREVYDAEPESDLVGDRGLYDREISLKKQEKVGEYLEQLVRRLRLEGLEVNARVDIGNDSAQLITAAARVMEADLVVMATASVVSTWRAKSVTHKLLAESELPLLVVRQ; encoded by the coding sequence ATGTTCAAGAAAATCCTCTTGCCGCTGGACGGTACGGACGTGGCCGAAGCCGCCATCACTTACGGTGAGTCACTGGCCCGCCAAACCGGAGCCGAACTGGTGCTTCTGCATGCCTGTACCGAGGAACACAACCGATATCACACCATGCATCGCCTTTACCTGGAAAAGAGGGCTGAAATTATCGCCGCCGGTACCAGCCAGGGCACTTCACCCGCGGTCACGGCAGTTACCCTGTTCGGCGAGCCGGTGACGGTGGTCACCGACTATGTCAACCAGAATGGCGTCGACCTTATAATCATGGTACGGGAGTCACGGCCGGAACAACGCTCGACGGCTGTCTTCGACGAGGTATTCAAATCAGTCAGTTGCCCGTCACTGCTGGTGTCGGCCCAGCCTCCGGAGCCGGGCCGGGCGCCCTTCACCCATATCATGGTGGCACTGGACGGCACTCCGGGTTCAGAGAAATCACTGGCACCGGCTATTGCCCTGGCCCAGGCGGCCGAAGCCGAAATAACCCTGTTCAGCATGGCCCGGGAAGTCTATGACGCCGAGCCGGAGTCAGACCTGGTCGGCGACCGCGGCCTGTACGACCGGGAAATATCGCTCAAGAAACAGGAGAAGGTCGGAGAATACCTCGAACAGTTGGTTCGCCGTCTCCGCCTGGAAGGACTGGAGGTCAATGCCCGCGTGGACATCGGTAATGATTCCGCTCAGCTGATAACCGCCGCCGCCCGGGTGATGGAGGCCGATCTGGTGGTCATGGCCACTGCCTCGGTGGTCTCCACCTGGCGGGCTAAATCGGTCACCCACAAACTGCTGGCCGAAAGCGAACTGCCCCTGCTGGTCGTCCGCCAGTAA
- a CDS encoding dephospho-CoA kinase (KEGG: deg:DehalGT_1059 dephospho-CoA kinase~TIGRFAM: dephospho-CoA kinase), producing MAVYEVLDSASIMKTIGLTGGIGSGKSTVGAMLKDMGAAFIDADKVGHRLLREDAVLKRELVSIFGEGIINGDGQINRRRLASIVFANREALHRLNAATHPRINRAIAAETAACRKAGFPAVVIEAPLLIEAGWAGETDFIWLTEAPPAVVLRRLVEGMGYTSAEASARISAQISNEERRRYATAVIDTDVPLPELRHRVETLWREITD from the coding sequence TTGGCGGTTTACGAGGTGTTAGACTCTGCCTCTATCATGAAAACCATCGGACTGACCGGCGGTATCGGTAGCGGCAAGAGTACCGTCGGCGCTATGCTCAAGGATATGGGGGCCGCCTTCATCGATGCCGACAAGGTCGGCCACCGGCTGTTGCGGGAAGATGCAGTGTTGAAACGGGAGCTGGTGTCCATATTCGGTGAAGGCATCATCAACGGGGACGGCCAGATAAACCGGCGTCGGCTGGCGTCTATTGTCTTCGCCAACCGGGAAGCGCTCCATCGGCTCAACGCGGCCACCCATCCGCGCATCAACCGGGCGATTGCCGCCGAAACGGCCGCCTGCCGCAAAGCCGGTTTCCCGGCGGTGGTCATTGAGGCGCCGCTACTCATCGAGGCCGGCTGGGCGGGTGAGACTGACTTTATCTGGTTGACGGAAGCGCCGCCGGCGGTGGTCCTCCGCCGGTTGGTAGAGGGCATGGGTTATACCTCAGCCGAAGCCTCAGCCCGCATCTCAGCCCAGATATCCAATGAAGAGAGACGCCGCTACGCTACAGCGGTTATTGACACCGACGTGCCCCTGCCGGAATTGCGCCACCGGGTGGAAACGCTGTGGCGGGAGATTACCGACTAG
- a CDS encoding NAD-dependent epimerase/dehydratase (PFAM: NAD-dependent epimerase/dehydratase~KEGG: deh:cbdb_A1269 hypothetical protein), whose translation MILITGASGFVASHLIPRLHKDGHRLRCLVTSEAEGSHIQAPGAELAVGNVADPDSLRSAMAGVDTVIHLVAIIRESKRATYHQVNVVGTQNVVNAAREAGVKRFIHMGILGASADPRYTYLHSKWLGMEAVRNSGLDYSILQPSVMFGQGAGFIASLVRSVNMVPFIVPIAGNGKSRLQPIWVGDVVTCVMKLVAGEKSGESCPVGGPEIMTYETMLDELLRAMGKKQLKIKIPRPLMLPAVAVMDKLFSNPPISMAEFKSMEIENTTDPDAVEKQFDFKPMPLRDGLGYLRS comes from the coding sequence ATGATACTGATTACCGGAGCCAGTGGGTTCGTTGCCAGCCACCTCATCCCGCGGTTGCACAAGGATGGGCACAGACTGCGTTGTCTGGTCACCAGCGAAGCCGAAGGCAGTCACATCCAGGCGCCCGGGGCCGAACTGGCCGTCGGCAATGTCGCCGACCCCGACAGCCTGCGTTCAGCCATGGCCGGTGTCGATACCGTAATCCACTTGGTAGCCATCATCCGGGAATCCAAACGGGCCACCTATCACCAGGTCAACGTGGTCGGCACCCAGAACGTGGTCAATGCCGCCAGGGAGGCCGGCGTCAAGAGGTTCATTCACATGGGCATCCTGGGCGCTTCGGCCGACCCGCGCTACACCTATCTCCATTCCAAGTGGCTGGGCATGGAAGCGGTGCGCAATTCCGGATTGGACTATTCCATTCTTCAGCCGTCAGTGATGTTCGGCCAGGGCGCCGGGTTCATCGCTTCACTGGTGCGTTCGGTCAACATGGTGCCGTTCATTGTGCCCATCGCCGGTAATGGCAAAAGCCGGTTACAACCCATCTGGGTGGGCGATGTGGTCACCTGCGTCATGAAACTGGTAGCCGGCGAGAAAAGCGGCGAAAGCTGTCCGGTGGGCGGCCCGGAGATTATGACCTACGAGACGATGTTGGATGAACTGTTGCGAGCCATGGGCAAGAAACAGCTCAAGATAAAAATTCCCCGCCCCCTGATGCTACCGGCGGTGGCGGTCATGGACAAGCTGTTTTCCAATCCACCCATCAGCATGGCCGAGTTCAAATCCATGGAAATAGAGAATACTACCGACCCTGACGCAGTGGAGAAACAGTTCGACTTCAAGCCGATGCCGCTCCGGGATGGGCTGGGGTACCTGAGGTCCTAG
- a CDS encoding Radical SAM domain protein (PFAM: Radical SAM domain protein~KEGG: deg:DehalGT_1049 radical SAM domain protein): MNHPALLWEKLPSGQVRCRACQWFCRINAGQYGVCRVYRNRAGELENLNYALVSSLAVDPIEKKPLFHFHPGTQVFSLGSWGCNFHCAGCQNWEIACPESDDWQSLSREITPEQAVAMARQSGSAGIAWTYNEPSVWLEYALDTARLAKAAGLYTVYVTNGYASEEQLDAIGPWLDAWRVDVKGFTGAAYRQIARVRRFEGILRVAERARHRWGMHVEVVTNIIPGLNDDDAQLKGIAGWIAGRLGPETPWHLTRFFPRRNMTEGEPTPLSTLEKARAIGLVAGLRFVYLGNVAGGDSSDTFCYNCGRRVVKRSGFAASITGLERGNCRRCGADLNIRT; encoded by the coding sequence ATGAACCATCCGGCGCTGTTATGGGAAAAACTGCCGTCCGGTCAGGTGCGTTGCCGCGCCTGCCAGTGGTTCTGTCGTATAAATGCAGGGCAATACGGCGTCTGCCGGGTGTACCGCAATCGGGCCGGGGAGCTGGAAAACCTGAACTATGCCCTTGTTTCCTCATTGGCGGTTGACCCCATTGAAAAAAAACCGCTGTTTCATTTCCATCCGGGGACTCAGGTATTCTCCCTGGGCAGTTGGGGCTGTAATTTCCATTGTGCCGGCTGTCAGAACTGGGAAATCGCCTGTCCTGAAAGCGATGACTGGCAGAGCCTTTCCCGGGAAATTACTCCGGAGCAGGCGGTAGCCATGGCCCGGCAGTCCGGCAGTGCCGGTATCGCCTGGACCTACAACGAACCTTCTGTCTGGCTGGAATACGCGCTGGACACGGCGCGGCTGGCTAAGGCCGCCGGTCTGTACACTGTGTATGTCACTAATGGATATGCCTCGGAGGAGCAACTGGACGCCATCGGGCCGTGGCTGGACGCCTGGCGGGTGGACGTCAAGGGTTTCACCGGCGCCGCCTACCGGCAAATCGCCAGGGTCCGCCGGTTCGAGGGTATTCTGCGGGTGGCCGAAAGAGCCCGACACCGATGGGGGATGCACGTTGAAGTGGTCACCAATATCATTCCGGGCCTCAACGATGACGACGCCCAGCTGAAGGGTATCGCCGGCTGGATAGCCGGGCGGCTGGGGCCGGAAACGCCGTGGCATTTGACCCGGTTTTTCCCCCGGCGTAACATGACTGAGGGTGAGCCGACGCCGCTGTCGACATTGGAAAAGGCACGGGCTATCGGCCTGGTTGCCGGACTACGGTTCGTTTACCTGGGCAACGTGGCTGGCGGTGATTCCAGTGACACCTTTTGCTACAATTGCGGGCGCCGGGTGGTGAAGCGCTCCGGTTTTGCGGCCTCGATTACCGGACTGGAGCGCGGTAATTGCCGGCGTTGCGGCGCCGACTTGAATATCAGAACCTGA
- a CDS encoding protein of unknown function DUF52 (PFAM: protein of unknown function DUF52; AMMECR1 domain protein~KEGG: det:DET1313 hypothetical protein): protein MVMVRHPIASGKFYPGTAEQLRAFIESFAERHEQRVTALGVVSPHAGYIYSGGVAAAVFGRIETADTYVIIGPNHTGMGKPFSIMTVGAWQTPLGEVAIDSSLAQNILANSKYLQEDRTAHQGEHSVEVQLPLLQYHQPQLKIVPIVLAVATLDIYREIGASIAQAIQESPDKKVVIVASSDMTHYEAQDIATAKDQRAIESIIALDEAQLLERVIKERISMCGYAPTVTMMAAARALGARSAELVRYQTSGDASGDYTAVVGYAGIIVHKHAVSPLAALARKAVESWVVDGIVIGPPAESVPEMEAQAGVFVSIKKDGKLRGCIGTFEPSQSSVAEEIIANAIAAASRDPRFSPVARDELDQLTYSVDVLTEPEPAEYDELNPKKYGIIVERGWRRGLLLPDLEGVDTVAEQVAICRQKAGIGPEEPVKLYKFKVKRYR, encoded by the coding sequence ATGGTAATGGTCAGACACCCGATTGCATCGGGCAAGTTTTATCCTGGTACCGCTGAACAGCTTCGGGCGTTTATCGAATCGTTCGCGGAACGCCATGAACAGCGGGTAACGGCGTTGGGCGTGGTCTCGCCCCATGCCGGGTATATCTATTCCGGTGGTGTAGCCGCCGCGGTGTTCGGGCGCATTGAAACGGCGGACACCTATGTAATCATCGGCCCCAATCATACCGGCATGGGCAAACCCTTCAGCATCATGACCGTAGGCGCCTGGCAGACGCCGCTGGGAGAAGTCGCCATCGACTCGTCGCTGGCCCAGAATATCCTGGCTAACTCCAAATACCTGCAGGAAGATCGCACCGCTCATCAGGGTGAGCACTCGGTCGAAGTGCAACTGCCGCTTCTGCAGTACCACCAACCCCAACTCAAGATCGTCCCAATTGTCCTGGCGGTGGCTACGCTGGACATCTATCGGGAAATCGGCGCCAGTATCGCCCAGGCCATTCAGGAATCCCCGGACAAAAAGGTTGTCATCGTGGCCTCTTCCGATATGACGCATTATGAAGCCCAGGACATCGCTACCGCCAAGGACCAGCGCGCCATAGAGTCCATAATAGCGTTGGATGAGGCCCAACTGCTGGAGCGGGTCATCAAGGAACGCATCTCAATGTGTGGCTACGCCCCCACCGTAACTATGATGGCGGCCGCCCGGGCGCTGGGAGCCCGGAGTGCTGAACTGGTCCGATATCAGACCTCCGGTGATGCTTCCGGTGATTACACGGCAGTAGTCGGCTATGCTGGCATAATTGTACACAAACACGCGGTATCGCCACTGGCGGCGCTGGCGCGGAAAGCGGTTGAAAGCTGGGTGGTCGATGGCATCGTCATTGGGCCGCCAGCTGAATCCGTACCGGAAATGGAAGCTCAAGCCGGCGTTTTCGTCTCCATCAAAAAGGATGGCAAACTCCGGGGTTGTATCGGCACGTTCGAGCCTTCCCAGTCCAGCGTCGCCGAGGAAATCATCGCCAATGCCATCGCCGCCGCTTCCCGTGACCCCCGGTTTTCGCCCGTAGCCCGTGATGAACTCGACCAGCTTACCTACTCGGTGGATGTCCTGACCGAACCGGAACCGGCCGAATATGACGAGCTGAACCCGAAGAAGTACGGTATCATCGTCGAGAGGGGCTGGAGGCGCGGTCTGCTGTTGCCTGATCTGGAAGGCGTCGATACCGTGGCGGAACAGGTGGCCATTTGCAGACAGAAGGCGGGTATCGGCCCCGAAGAGCCGGTCAAGCTTTACAAATTCAAGGTAAAACGCTACCGTTGA
- a CDS encoding hypothetical protein (KEGG: dev:DhcVS_1092 hypothetical protein) translates to MSAVIPLGDEIYREEINVPLMRWMMTIMMVIGLVFMLLVFSDDAVTEPPKLVSVILSVVFLGGAWLVSNFLKFTVTVTPEAVNLSSGRFRTSIDIADIHECRYNRSRFILFGGWGLRIARFRDGWVKAYIFGRSKLDLAMKHGAYRHIVFSTENPQRLAEIIREIQVNGPGYV, encoded by the coding sequence ATGTCCGCTGTAATACCACTGGGTGACGAAATCTACCGGGAAGAAATCAATGTACCGTTGATGCGCTGGATGATGACCATCATGATGGTCATCGGCCTGGTGTTCATGTTGCTGGTTTTCAGCGACGATGCCGTTACCGAGCCGCCCAAGCTGGTGTCGGTGATTCTGTCGGTGGTTTTTCTCGGTGGCGCCTGGCTGGTGTCCAATTTTCTCAAATTCACCGTGACCGTCACCCCGGAAGCGGTCAATCTCAGTTCGGGACGTTTTCGTACTTCCATTGATATTGCCGATATCCATGAGTGTCGCTACAATCGAAGCCGGTTTATACTTTTCGGGGGCTGGGGTTTGAGGATCGCCCGCTTCAGGGATGGCTGGGTCAAGGCCTATATCTTCGGCCGGTCGAAACTGGACCTGGCCATGAAACATGGGGCTTATCGCCATATTGTCTTTTCCACCGAGAATCCTCAACGACTGGCTGAAATCATCAGGGAGATTCAGGTTAATGGCCCAGGATATGTTTGA
- a CDS encoding AAA ATPase central domain protein (KEGG: dev:DhcVS_1091 ATPase, AAA family~PFAM: AAA ATPase central domain protein~SMART: AAA ATPase), translating into MAQDMFEAHFEKLREQSAPLAARMRPRTLDEYVGQEHLVGQGTALRRALESGKLPSLILWGPPGSGKTTLANLLARATSAHFSPVSAVSAGVADLRKVIEEARQRRLGEGRGTILFIDEIHRFNKSQQDTILPFVEDGTVVLIGATTENPSFEVISPLLSRARTFVLKGLSETDMKSIIERAVSDRDRGIGESRVDLSPEAMDRIISLASGDARIALNILELAAGVTPVDESGRRKVSRQTVDEAAQSKTLLYDRAGEQHFDIISALHKSMRGSDPDASLYWLGRMLEAGEDPMYVARRLVRFAAEDVGLADPQALVIAVAAQQATHYIGMPEANVILGQAVVYLATAPKSNSVYAAYKRVQRTIAENPLEPVPLHLRNAPTGLMKELGYGKGYKYAHDYPEHFVRQQNLPEALKDSRFYIPSEQGEEKRIGEHLKKLEETG; encoded by the coding sequence ATGGCCCAGGATATGTTTGAGGCCCATTTTGAAAAGCTTCGGGAGCAGTCTGCGCCGCTGGCCGCTCGGATGCGGCCCCGAACGCTGGATGAATACGTCGGTCAGGAGCATCTGGTCGGGCAGGGTACCGCATTACGGCGCGCTTTGGAATCCGGCAAATTGCCGTCGCTGATCCTCTGGGGGCCGCCCGGCTCCGGGAAAACCACCCTGGCCAATCTGCTGGCCAGGGCTACCTCTGCCCATTTTTCACCGGTCAGCGCGGTCAGCGCCGGGGTGGCGGACCTGCGTAAGGTAATCGAGGAAGCCCGCCAGCGCCGTCTCGGCGAAGGCCGGGGCACCATCCTTTTCATCGATGAGATTCACCGCTTCAACAAGTCCCAGCAGGATACCATTCTGCCATTCGTTGAGGATGGCACCGTAGTACTCATCGGTGCGACCACTGAAAATCCGTCCTTCGAAGTCATTTCTCCGTTGTTGTCGCGGGCCCGGACCTTCGTCCTCAAGGGTTTGAGTGAAACAGACATGAAGTCCATTATTGAGAGGGCCGTTTCCGACCGTGATCGGGGAATCGGCGAATCCAGGGTCGATCTGTCACCCGAGGCCATGGACCGGATTATCAGTCTGGCTTCCGGTGACGCTCGCATTGCGCTCAATATTCTTGAACTGGCGGCCGGCGTCACGCCGGTAGATGAATCCGGCCGGCGCAAGGTATCCCGGCAGACCGTGGATGAGGCCGCCCAGTCCAAGACCCTCCTGTACGACCGGGCCGGGGAACAGCATTTCGATATCATATCGGCACTGCACAAATCCATGCGGGGATCAGACCCTGACGCTTCGCTTTATTGGCTGGGCCGGATGCTGGAAGCCGGTGAGGACCCGATGTATGTCGCTCGCCGTCTGGTGCGTTTTGCCGCCGAGGATGTCGGGCTGGCTGACCCTCAGGCTCTGGTAATAGCCGTCGCCGCTCAGCAGGCGACGCACTACATCGGCATGCCGGAAGCCAACGTTATTCTGGGGCAGGCGGTGGTTTACCTGGCAACCGCCCCCAAAAGCAATTCGGTGTACGCCGCCTATAAACGTGTGCAACGTACAATTGCGGAAAATCCCCTGGAACCGGTTCCGCTACACCTGCGCAATGCCCCGACCGGGTTGATGAAGGAACTGGGATACGGCAAGGGCTACAAATACGCCCATGATTATCCGGAGCATTTTGTCAGACAACAGAATCTGCCGGAGGCATTGAAAGACAGCCGCTTCTATATACCATCGGAACAGGGTGAAGAAAAGCGTATCGGTGAACACCTTAAAAAACTCGAAGAAACCGGATGA
- a CDS encoding carboxyl transferase (PFAM: carboxyl transferase~KEGG: dev:DhcVS_389 acyl-CoA biotin-dependant carboxyltransferase), producing MKNKFDLLSSKKQQISQGGGEARIKSQHARGKLTARERIEKLLDKDSFMELSSFCTHRSNDFGLDNQKHPGDAVVTGSGTIDGRRVFIYSQDFTVLGGSISEVVGQKVRQVVEMAIDSGSPLIAVNDSGGARIQEGVASLCGVGDILLLNALASGSIPQISIIVGPSAGGAVYGPALTDFVFMVKGMGQMYITGPDVVKAVTGEEVTHEALGGADAHAKKSGVAHFTASGEKECFEQVRRLIGFLPSSFREEPPRLPFKKGAESHQDDSLNSIVPDDPRRAYDMKKILTTIVDNGDFMEVQSAFAPNMIVGFGRLDGQSVGFVAQQPGYLAGVIDINASVKAARFVRFCDAFNIPLVSLVDVPGFLPGVDQEHGGIIRHGAKLIYAYAEATVPKITVITRKAYGGAYIVMSSRHLRGDINLAWPCAEIAVMGAEGAVAVIHRKRIAESADPQAERGRCVTEYREKFDNPYQAAELGYVDDVIVPAETRDRLVKGLRALDGRKKTNPPKKHGNIPL from the coding sequence ATGAAAAATAAATTCGATCTTCTTTCATCCAAAAAACAGCAAATCTCCCAAGGGGGCGGCGAAGCCCGGATAAAATCCCAGCATGCCCGGGGAAAGCTGACCGCCCGGGAGCGTATTGAAAAACTGCTGGATAAGGACTCCTTTATGGAGTTGTCGTCTTTCTGCACTCACCGGTCCAACGATTTCGGTCTCGATAACCAGAAGCATCCCGGCGATGCCGTAGTCACTGGTAGCGGCACCATTGATGGTCGCAGGGTCTTTATCTATTCTCAGGATTTCACGGTACTGGGTGGTTCCATTTCGGAAGTGGTAGGGCAGAAGGTACGCCAGGTGGTGGAAATGGCCATCGATTCCGGCTCGCCCCTGATCGCCGTTAACGATTCCGGTGGCGCCCGTATTCAGGAAGGCGTTGCCAGTCTGTGCGGCGTCGGTGACATCCTGCTTTTGAACGCGCTGGCTTCCGGTTCCATTCCACAGATTTCGATTATCGTCGGGCCTTCGGCCGGCGGCGCGGTGTATGGGCCGGCACTGACTGATTTTGTCTTCATGGTCAAGGGGATGGGCCAGATGTATATTACCGGTCCTGATGTGGTCAAGGCGGTGACCGGCGAAGAGGTTACTCATGAGGCCCTCGGCGGTGCAGACGCTCATGCAAAAAAAAGCGGGGTGGCCCATTTTACAGCCAGCGGGGAAAAAGAGTGTTTCGAACAGGTAAGACGTCTCATCGGGTTTTTACCCTCTTCGTTCCGGGAAGAACCGCCACGCCTGCCGTTCAAAAAAGGCGCCGAGAGTCATCAGGATGATTCCCTCAATTCCATAGTCCCGGATGACCCGAGGCGGGCTTATGATATGAAAAAGATACTGACCACCATCGTAGATAACGGGGACTTCATGGAAGTTCAATCGGCTTTTGCCCCTAATATGATAGTCGGTTTCGGCCGCCTCGACGGCCAAAGTGTCGGCTTTGTCGCTCAACAACCCGGTTATCTGGCGGGAGTTATCGATATCAACGCTTCTGTCAAGGCCGCCAGATTTGTCCGCTTCTGTGACGCCTTCAATATTCCGCTGGTCAGTCTGGTGGACGTCCCCGGTTTTCTGCCGGGAGTGGATCAGGAACACGGGGGTATCATTCGTCACGGAGCCAAGCTGATTTACGCTTACGCCGAAGCGACCGTGCCCAAAATCACCGTCATCACCCGCAAGGCTTACGGTGGCGCCTATATCGTGATGAGTTCCAGACATCTGCGCGGTGATATCAATCTGGCCTGGCCATGTGCCGAAATCGCGGTCATGGGCGCGGAGGGCGCGGTTGCCGTTATTCACCGCAAGCGTATCGCCGAATCGGCTGATCCTCAGGCTGAGCGGGGCCGCTGTGTTACCGAATACCGGGAAAAGTTCGACAATCCTTATCAGGCCGCCGAACTCGGTTATGTGGATGACGTTATCGTGCCCGCGGAAACAAGAGACCGACTGGTCAAAGGATTGCGGGCGTTGGACGGCAGGAAGAAAACAAACCCGCCTAAAAAGCACGGCAACATTCCGCTGTAA
- a CDS encoding hypothetical protein (KEGG: cin:100177883 similar to EH domain-binding protein 1), producing MNRETITVISAAIRAWEESEGLTASAVLDRTRLVTVITMALNAYMDPGEISLKGRKHAG from the coding sequence ATGAACAGGGAAACAATCACCGTTATCAGCGCCGCCATCAGGGCCTGGGAGGAATCTGAAGGTTTGACGGCGTCTGCGGTTTTGGATCGCACACGCCTGGTGACCGTAATCACTATGGCGCTGAATGCCTATATGGACCCAGGGGAGATAAGCTTGAAAGGGAGGAAGCATGCCGGCTAA